In Clostridia bacterium, one DNA window encodes the following:
- a CDS encoding replication-associated recombination protein A — MKPLADRIRPLDINEVFGQEHLIGEGKILRNIIETKNIPNMIFYGPPGTGKTTIANILANISNKKLYKLNATNASVSDIKDIIDDLGGFDSMGGVLLYLDEIQNFNKKQQQSLLSFIEDGSITLIASTTENPYFYVYNAILSRSSVFEFKPLTTSDVKKAVLRAIKILNEERKVSFSSDAINHICEVSGGDVRSAVNMVELLYFSKMDESEITLEEVENAIFKKSLRSDKSDDNHYDVLSAFQKSVRGSAPDAAIHYLARLIEGGDIKSAIRRLLVIASEDIGLAYPQAASIVNSLCNSALMLGLPEARIPLAQATILLATSPKSNSSISAIDSAIFDLKNKDCGDIPLHLKDAHYSGASKLGRGKEYKYPHSYTDSYVLQQYLPDNIKNAKYYEYGNNKVERATKEYWEKIKGK, encoded by the coding sequence ATTAAGCCTTTAGCAGACAGAATAAGACCGCTTGATATAAATGAAGTTTTTGGTCAGGAACATTTGATTGGAGAAGGCAAAATATTAAGGAATATTATTGAAACAAAAAATATTCCCAATATGATTTTCTACGGGCCACCCGGAACAGGCAAAACTACTATTGCCAATATTCTTGCGAATATTTCAAATAAAAAACTATATAAATTAAATGCAACTAATGCATCCGTTTCGGATATAAAAGATATAATTGACGACCTTGGAGGCTTTGACTCTATGGGAGGCGTTTTATTATATTTAGACGAAATTCAGAATTTTAATAAAAAGCAACAGCAATCTTTATTATCATTTATAGAAGACGGAAGTATAACACTGATAGCATCCACAACTGAAAATCCGTATTTTTATGTTTATAATGCTATTTTATCGCGTTCATCAGTTTTTGAATTTAAACCGTTAACAACTTCTGATGTTAAAAAAGCAGTATTAAGAGCAATAAAAATACTTAACGAAGAAAGAAAAGTATCTTTTTCATCTGATGCCATAAACCATATATGCGAAGTAAGTGGCGGAGATGTAAGAAGTGCTGTCAATATGGTTGAACTTTTATATTTTTCTAAAATGGATGAAAGTGAAATTACTTTGGAAGAAGTAGAAAACGCCATATTTAAAAAATCGTTAAGGTCTGATAAATCGGATGATAATCATTATGATGTCTTAAGTGCATTTCAGAAGTCTGTAAGGGGAAGCGCCCCTGACGCTGCAATACATTATCTTGCAAGGCTTATAGAGGGCGGAGATATAAAATCTGCCATAAGAAGACTTTTGGTAATTGCGAGTGAAGATATCGGCCTTGCTTATCCTCAGGCAGCAAGTATTGTTAATTCTCTATGTAATTCTGCACTTATGCTTGGTTTACCTGAAGCAAGAATACCTCTTGCACAGGCTACAATTCTTCTTGCTACTTCTCCTAAATCAAATTCTTCAATATCTGCAATAGACAGTGCTATATTTGATTTAAAGAATAAAGACTGCGGAGATATTCCTCTCCATTTAAAAGATGCGCATTACAGCGGAGCATCAAAATTAGGAAGAGGAAAAGAATATAAATACCCTCATTCTTATACTGATTCATATGTTTTGCAACAGTATCTTCCGGATAATATCAAAAATGCAAAATATTATGAATATGGTAATAATAAAGTTGAAAGAGCAACTAAAGAATATTGGGAAAAAATAAAAGGGAAATAA
- a CDS encoding SAM-dependent methyltransferase, with product MISQSIAKVNLFLQSLCVKLEENNDIFKSILVTYKSGVKEYFLKIYYEDSLVVDYLGEKREIKIKDIPYVISKELDKYDSVVIDYIDRISTLEIVADNKNVYSTNKKTSSEDIVVKNSTVGGREYIIKGESSEPLLKAIGIMADNGKIKNDMVRKYNQIDRFIELISDIDFSKDSNILDCACGKSYLSFAVNYYVTEILKKKCFVYGIDYNEDVIKASNKIKEQLNYNNMQFLKEDLREFYLNKKIDLVISLHACDIATDYAIYSGIKHKSKAIICVPCCHKELSNQIKYEPFSDILKHGIFNRRFCDILTDALRTLLLEANGYKVSVIEYTSPLDTPKNIMLKAIKVSSKNEKALNKYYELKKQFGVNPTLEWLLTSDEVNV from the coding sequence ATGATAAGTCAGAGTATTGCCAAAGTAAATTTATTTCTTCAAAGTTTATGTGTAAAACTTGAAGAAAATAATGATATATTTAAAAGCATACTTGTTACATATAAATCAGGTGTTAAGGAATACTTTTTAAAAATTTATTATGAAGATAGCCTTGTTGTTGATTACCTTGGCGAAAAAAGAGAAATTAAAATAAAAGATATTCCTTATGTTATATCAAAAGAACTTGATAAGTATGACAGTGTAGTTATAGATTATATTGACAGAATTTCCACATTGGAAATTGTAGCAGATAATAAAAATGTATATTCAACCAACAAGAAAACATCAAGTGAAGATATAGTTGTTAAAAATTCTACTGTTGGCGGAAGAGAATATATAATAAAAGGGGAAAGCTCTGAGCCTCTTCTTAAGGCTATAGGAATAATGGCGGATAACGGTAAAATCAAAAATGATATGGTAAGAAAATATAACCAGATTGACCGTTTTATTGAACTTATTTCTGATATTGATTTTTCCAAAGACTCTAATATTTTAGACTGTGCGTGTGGGAAAAGTTATCTTTCTTTTGCTGTAAACTACTATGTAACAGAAATTCTTAAAAAGAAATGTTTTGTTTATGGTATTGACTATAACGAAGATGTTATTAAAGCGTCAAATAAAATAAAAGAGCAACTTAATTACAACAATATGCAGTTTTTAAAGGAAGACTTAAGGGAATTTTATTTAAATAAAAAAATAGACCTTGTAATTTCTCTTCATGCATGCGATATTGCAACCGATTATGCTATTTATTCGGGTATAAAGCATAAATCAAAAGCAATAATATGTGTTCCTTGTTGCCATAAAGAGTTATCTAATCAGATTAAATATGAGCCATTTTCAGATATTTTAAAACATGGTATATTTAATCGCAGATTTTGTGATATATTAACCGATGCATTAAGAACACTTCTTTTGGAGGCAAACGGATATAAGGTTTCAGTTATTGAATATACTTCTCCGCTTGATACTCCTAAAAATATAATGTTAAAAGCAATAAAAGTGTCTTCCAAGAATGAAAAGGCACTTAACAAATACTATGAACTTAAAAAACAGTTTGGTGTAAACCCTACTCTTGAATGGCTTCTTACATCGGATGAGGTGAATGTATGA
- the purD gene encoding phosphoribosylamine--glycine ligase, with protein sequence MNILVVGSGGREHAIVKKISESKKVSKIYCAPGNGGISDIAECVPIKVMEFDKLIEFAKSNNIDLTVIGPDDPLVYGISDAFINAGLKVFGPVKEGAQIEGSKVFSKELMKKYNIPTAKYEVFEDYDKALNYIKSENTYPAVIKAEGLALGKGVIIANDFDEAQDALKEIMVDKIFGDSGNRVVIEEFLTGPEISVLSFCDGETIVPMVSAQDHKRAYDNDKGPNTGGMGTFSPSRIYTKELEDECMNNIFIPTVKALRSEGIIYKGVIFFGLMSTKNGVKVIEYNARFGDPETQVVLPRLKTDIVDIFCAVCDGTLDKINVEWEDNACVCVVEASGGYPKKYQTGYEIYGLDTVSDNVFVYHAGTKKEDGKYYTQGGRVLGITAKSKDLDTAIADAYNAVDNITFTDVHYRKDIGIK encoded by the coding sequence ATGAATATATTAGTTGTGGGAAGTGGCGGAAGAGAACATGCCATTGTTAAAAAAATAAGTGAAAGTAAAAAAGTATCTAAAATATATTGCGCACCAGGTAACGGTGGCATTTCAGATATAGCAGAATGTGTACCGATAAAGGTAATGGAATTTGATAAACTTATCGAATTCGCAAAATCAAATAATATTGACCTTACAGTTATCGGCCCTGACGATCCGTTGGTATACGGAATATCTGATGCATTTATAAATGCAGGTCTTAAAGTTTTCGGTCCTGTTAAAGAGGGAGCGCAGATAGAAGGAAGTAAAGTTTTTTCAAAAGAACTTATGAAAAAATATAACATTCCTACTGCAAAATACGAAGTCTTTGAAGACTATGATAAAGCATTAAATTATATCAAAAGCGAAAATACATATCCTGCAGTTATTAAAGCAGAAGGTTTAGCGCTTGGAAAAGGCGTTATAATTGCCAATGATTTTGATGAGGCACAAGATGCTTTAAAAGAAATTATGGTTGATAAAATATTTGGCGATTCAGGCAACCGTGTTGTTATAGAAGAATTTTTAACAGGCCCTGAAATATCCGTTTTATCATTCTGCGACGGAGAAACTATTGTTCCTATGGTTTCTGCTCAGGACCACAAGAGAGCATATGATAACGATAAAGGCCCTAACACAGGTGGAATGGGTACATTCTCTCCAAGCAGAATTTATACAAAAGAACTTGAAGATGAATGTATGAATAATATCTTTATTCCAACTGTAAAGGCATTAAGAAGCGAAGGAATTATCTATAAAGGAGTAATTTTCTTCGGGCTTATGTCAACAAAAAACGGAGTAAAGGTTATAGAATATAACGCAAGATTTGGCGACCCTGAAACTCAGGTTGTTCTTCCTCGCCTTAAAACAGATATTGTGGATATATTCTGTGCAGTATGCGATGGCACATTAGATAAGATAAATGTTGAGTGGGAAGATAATGCTTGTGTATGCGTTGTTGAAGCATCAGGCGGTTACCCTAAAAAATATCAGACAGGCTATGAAATTTACGGTCTTGATACTGTGTCAGATAATGTTTTTGTTTATCATGCAGGAACTAAAAAAGAAGACGGAAAATACTATACTCAGGGTGGCAGAGTGCTTGGTATAACAGCAAAATCAAAAGACCTTGATACTGCAATAGCCGATGCATATAATGCTGTTGATAATATAACTTTTACTGATGTTCATTACAGAAAGGATATCGGCATAAAATGA
- a CDS encoding phosphoribosylaminoimidazolecarboxamide formyltransferase: protein MKEIELKYGCNPNQKPAKIFAKNGELPLKVLNGKPGYINFLDAFNSFQLVKELKKATNLPAAASFKHVSPAGAAVYREMSDTLKKIYFVDDLELSPLATAYAAARGADRMSSYGDFIALSEICDVPTAKLIHREVSDGVIAPGYEPEALEILKSKRKGTYNIIEMDINYVPEVIEHKDCFGITFEQGRNNIEINMDALSQIVTDNKEIPENAKIDLLIALITLKYTQSNSVCYVKDGQAIGIGAGQQSRIHCTRLAGNKADVWYLRQHEKVLNLPFKEDIRRADRDNTIDVYVSDDYMDVLEDGIWENFFTKKPEPLTREEKKEWLKTLDNVALGSDAFFPFGDNIERAHKSGVKYIAQPGGSIRDDNVIETCNKYGIAMAFNGIRLFHH, encoded by the coding sequence ATGAAAGAAATAGAATTAAAATATGGTTGTAATCCAAACCAGAAACCTGCAAAAATATTTGCAAAAAACGGTGAATTACCACTTAAAGTATTAAACGGAAAACCAGGATATATAAATTTTCTTGATGCTTTTAACAGTTTTCAGCTTGTAAAAGAATTAAAGAAAGCAACTAATCTTCCTGCTGCTGCATCTTTTAAACATGTAAGCCCTGCAGGTGCTGCAGTTTACAGAGAAATGTCTGATACTTTAAAGAAAATATATTTTGTTGATGATTTGGAACTTTCTCCACTTGCTACTGCATATGCTGCAGCAAGAGGTGCTGACAGAATGTCATCATACGGTGATTTTATCGCGCTTTCTGAAATTTGTGATGTGCCGACTGCAAAACTTATCCACAGAGAAGTTTCAGACGGTGTTATTGCTCCTGGTTATGAGCCTGAAGCATTAGAAATTTTAAAATCAAAAAGAAAAGGAACATATAATATAATCGAAATGGATATTAACTATGTTCCAGAAGTAATAGAACATAAAGACTGTTTTGGAATAACCTTTGAACAGGGAAGAAACAATATTGAAATCAATATGGATGCTCTCTCACAAATTGTAACTGATAACAAGGAAATTCCTGAAAATGCAAAGATTGATTTGCTTATAGCGCTTATAACACTTAAATATACTCAGTCAAACTCTGTATGTTATGTTAAAGACGGACAGGCTATCGGTATCGGAGCAGGTCAGCAATCAAGAATTCACTGTACACGTCTTGCAGGTAATAAGGCAGATGTATGGTATCTAAGACAGCACGAAAAAGTTCTTAATCTTCCTTTTAAAGAAGATATAAGACGAGCTGACAGAGATAATACAATAGATGTATATGTTTCTGACGATTATATGGATGTTTTGGAAGACGGAATATGGGAAAACTTCTTTACTAAAAAACCTGAGCCTTTAACAAGAGAAGAAAAGAAAGAATGGTTAAAAACTCTTGATAATGTTGCATTAGGTTCTGACGCTTTCTTCCCGTTTGGCGATAATATTGAAAGAGCACATAAGAGCGGAGTTAAATATATTGCTCAACCGGGTGGTTCTATCCGTGATGATAATGTTATAGAAACCTGTAATAAATATGGTATAGCAATGGCGTTTAACGGTATAAGACTGTTCCACCATTAA
- a CDS encoding IMP cyclohydrolase: MKLLNLYDELKNNTYPGRGIVIGKCDCGCSMVIAYFIMGRSENSRNRIFLEDGEGIKTKAFDEKKLVDPSLIIYSPVRVIDSKTIVTNGDQTDTVYDFIKDGKTFEEALRTRRYEPDAPNFTPRISGIVEGDFYKLSILKSADGDGDGDHRYFYEYYNTKPGIGHFIHTYKCDGNPIPSFEGEPEKVELKGDIDTFTKNVWEALNPDNKVSLFVRYINLETGKSDTRIINKNV; this comes from the coding sequence ATGAAACTACTTAATTTATATGATGAATTAAAAAATAATACCTATCCTGGAAGAGGTATAGTAATCGGAAAATGTGATTGCGGTTGCTCTATGGTTATAGCGTATTTTATAATGGGAAGAAGCGAAAACAGTCGTAACAGAATATTTTTAGAAGACGGAGAGGGCATTAAAACCAAGGCATTTGACGAAAAGAAATTGGTTGACCCAAGCCTTATCATTTATTCTCCTGTAAGAGTAATAGATTCTAAAACAATAGTTACAAACGGAGACCAGACTGATACAGTTTATGATTTTATAAAAGACGGTAAAACTTTTGAAGAAGCGTTAAGAACAAGAAGATATGAGCCTGATGCTCCAAACTTCACACCAAGAATTTCAGGTATCGTTGAAGGCGATTTTTATAAATTGTCAATTCTAAAAAGTGCTGACGGCGATGGCGACGGCGACCACAGATATTTTTACGAATATTATAACACTAAACCAGGAATCGGTCATTTTATTCATACATATAAATGCGACGGTAATCCTATTCCATCTTTTGAGGGAGAGCCTGAAAAAGTAGAATTAAAAGGCGATATTGATACATTTACAAAAAATGTATGGGAAGCATTAAACCCTGATAATAAAGTTTCTTTATTTGTAAGATACATCAACTTAGAAACAGGAAAATCTGACACAAGAATTATCAATAAAAATGTATAA
- a CDS encoding phosphoribosylglycinamide formyltransferase yields MLNIAVLVSGSGSNLQAIIDEMEKGEINGKIVTVVSNKEGVYAIERAKNHNIPNKVIISKGNDNFCDELLLHLRENKVDLIVLAGFLYILKGDILKEYSDRIINVHPSLIPSFCGDGFYGLKVHEEALNYGVKVTGATVHYVNEITDGGKIILQKAVDIKEGDTPEILQRRVMEEAEWKILPQAVKLICNGGL; encoded by the coding sequence ATGCTAAATATTGCAGTTTTAGTTTCCGGCTCCGGAAGTAATCTTCAGGCTATTATCGATGAAATGGAAAAGGGCGAAATTAACGGTAAAATAGTTACTGTTGTTTCAAATAAAGAGGGAGTATACGCAATAGAACGTGCGAAAAATCACAATATTCCTAATAAAGTTATAATAAGTAAAGGCAATGATAACTTCTGTGATGAACTGCTTTTACATCTTAGAGAAAACAAAGTAGACCTTATCGTTCTTGCAGGATTTTTGTATATTTTAAAGGGCGATATTTTAAAAGAATATTCAGACAGAATAATAAATGTTCATCCGTCTTTAATTCCGTCTTTTTGCGGCGATGGTTTTTATGGGCTTAAAGTTCATGAAGAAGCACTTAATTACGGTGTTAAAGTAACAGGTGCAACAGTTCATTATGTTAACGAGATAACAGACGGAGGAAAAATTATTCTGCAAAAGGCAGTAGATATAAAAGAGGGGGACACTCCTGAAATTCTTCAGAGAAGAGTTATGGAAGAAGCAGAGTGGAAAATACTTCCTCAGGCTGTAAAATTAATTTGTAACGGAGGGTTATAA
- a CDS encoding phosphoribosylformylglycinamidine cyclo-ligase, whose translation MSNAYKAAGVDVTAGYEAVNLMKKHVKKTFIDGVMTDIGGFGGLFEIGTNYKNPVLVSGTDGVGTKLKIAFLTDKHNTIGQDCVAMCANDIACSGAKPLFFLDYLAVGKNVPEKVADIVSGVADGCVMSGCALIGGETAEMPGFYSVDEYDLAGFCVGIVDKENIIDGKSISVGDTLIGVASSGVHSNGYSLVRKIFDLNCEDSLAKDKLNKYYDELGKTLGEELITPTKIYVKTILGLNEQVKIKGISHITGGGFYENIPRMLNEGQSAKVIKDSFEVLPIFKLMAKLGEVSQKDMFNTFNMGIGLVMAVDKNDAEKAVDILNKMGENAYIIGEVISGTREVEIC comes from the coding sequence ATGAGTAATGCATATAAAGCAGCCGGTGTTGACGTTACAGCCGGATATGAAGCAGTTAATTTAATGAAAAAACACGTTAAGAAAACATTTATTGATGGTGTTATGACAGATATTGGCGGATTTGGCGGTCTTTTTGAGATTGGCACAAATTATAAAAATCCTGTTTTGGTATCAGGCACAGACGGTGTTGGTACTAAACTTAAAATTGCTTTTTTAACAGACAAGCATAACACAATTGGTCAGGATTGTGTTGCAATGTGTGCAAATGATATTGCATGTTCAGGCGCTAAACCATTGTTTTTCCTTGATTATCTTGCAGTTGGTAAAAATGTTCCTGAAAAGGTTGCAGATATCGTTTCAGGTGTTGCTGACGGATGTGTTATGTCAGGCTGTGCGCTTATCGGTGGCGAAACTGCAGAAATGCCAGGTTTTTATTCTGTTGATGAATATGACCTTGCAGGTTTCTGCGTTGGTATAGTTGACAAAGAAAATATTATAGACGGTAAAAGCATCAGTGTTGGGGATACTTTGATTGGTGTTGCATCAAGTGGTGTTCACTCAAACGGTTATTCTCTTGTAAGAAAAATATTTGACCTAAACTGTGAAGATTCTTTAGCAAAAGATAAACTTAATAAATATTATGACGAACTTGGTAAAACTCTTGGAGAAGAACTTATCACACCTACAAAGATTTATGTTAAGACTATCTTAGGTCTTAACGAACAAGTTAAAATTAAAGGTATCTCTCATATTACAGGTGGAGGTTTTTACGAAAATATTCCAAGAATGTTAAATGAAGGTCAGTCTGCAAAGGTTATAAAAGACTCTTTTGAAGTGCTTCCTATATTTAAACTTATGGCAAAACTTGGAGAAGTTTCCCAAAAAGATATGTTTAACACATTTAATATGGGAATAGGTCTTGTTATGGCAGTTGATAAAAATGATGCCGAAAAAGCAGTTGACATTCTTAACAAGATGGGCGAAAATGCATACATAATCGGTGAAGTTATAAGTGGCACAAGGGAAGTGGAAATATGCTAA
- a CDS encoding amidophosphoribosyltransferase, with product MNTLDIKDFEKIKEECGVFGIFSNEENLDVARLTNFGLFAIQHRGQDACGIAVNDNGTIVYHKNLGTVPEVFDDVVLNHLTGQIAVGHVRAATAESNSRENAQPLVTKYVKGTLTLAHNGTLTNAKSLREELEQSGALFQGTSDTEILAYLIAKERLFTHSVEDAIENMLKKIIGAYAFIVMSPSKLIGVRDPKGMKPLCIGKYKNSYVLASESVAFDAINAEFVRDVEPGEIVVITKDGIKSILPKQKCDSKLCIFEHVYFARPDSIIDGASVYDARKEAGRYLARQKPVEADVVIAAPDSGISAAIGYSQESGIPYEVGLMKNRYIARTFIQPTQEMRENAVRIKLNALKSVVNGKRVILIDDSIVRGTTSKRVVSLLREAGAKEVHMRISSPAFLYPCYFGTDVGSQSDLVAVDRTVDEINELIGSDSLDYLTLENLLKTPIGSKCGFCTACFTGEYPIDISEVSSKSDFSPHYIKKLYINK from the coding sequence ATGAACACTTTGGATATTAAAGATTTTGAAAAAATAAAAGAAGAATGTGGTGTATTCGGTATATTTTCCAATGAGGAAAATCTTGATGTAGCCCGTCTTACAAATTTTGGTCTGTTTGCTATTCAGCACAGAGGTCAGGATGCTTGTGGTATAGCAGTTAATGATAACGGAACGATTGTATATCATAAAAATTTAGGTACTGTTCCTGAAGTTTTTGACGATGTGGTGCTTAACCACTTAACAGGGCAGATTGCAGTTGGCCATGTCCGTGCGGCAACTGCTGAGAGTAATTCAAGAGAAAACGCTCAGCCTCTTGTTACCAAATATGTAAAAGGAACATTAACTCTTGCCCACAACGGAACACTTACCAATGCAAAAAGTTTAAGAGAAGAATTAGAACAATCAGGTGCACTTTTCCAGGGAACAAGTGATACTGAAATTCTTGCATATCTTATTGCAAAAGAAAGGTTGTTTACCCATTCAGTAGAAGATGCGATTGAAAATATGCTTAAAAAAATTATAGGTGCATATGCATTTATAGTTATGTCTCCGTCAAAACTTATCGGCGTAAGAGACCCTAAAGGTATGAAACCTTTATGTATCGGTAAATATAAAAATTCATATGTTTTAGCATCTGAATCTGTTGCTTTTGATGCGATAAATGCAGAATTTGTAAGAGATGTTGAACCAGGCGAAATTGTTGTTATCACAAAAGACGGTATAAAATCAATTTTACCTAAACAAAAATGCGATTCAAAACTTTGTATATTTGAGCATGTATACTTTGCAAGACCTGACAGTATAATTGACGGTGCGAGTGTATATGATGCAAGAAAAGAAGCAGGTAGATATTTAGCCCGTCAGAAACCTGTTGAAGCAGATGTTGTTATTGCTGCACCCGATTCAGGAATATCTGCGGCAATAGGCTATTCGCAGGAATCAGGCATTCCTTATGAAGTAGGGCTTATGAAAAACAGATATATTGCAAGAACATTCATTCAGCCTACTCAGGAAATGAGAGAAAATGCAGTTAGAATTAAACTTAATGCCCTAAAGAGTGTTGTGAATGGTAAAAGAGTTATTTTAATTGATGACTCTATCGTTAGGGGCACAACTTCAAAAAGAGTTGTTTCTCTGTTAAGGGAAGCAGGGGCAAAAGAAGTTCATATGAGAATAAGTTCACCTGCATTTTTATATCCTTGTTATTTCGGAACTGATGTTGGTTCACAGAGCGACCTTGTTGCAGTTGACAGAACAGTTGATGAAATAAATGAACTTATAGGCTCAGATTCACTTGATTATTTAACACTGGAAAATCTTCTTAAAACACCAATAGGTTCAAAATGCGGATTCTGTACAGCATGTTTTACCGGAGAATATCCAATAGATATAAGCGAAGTTTCAAGCAAAAGTGATTTTAGTCCTCACTACATTAAAAAACTCTATATAAACAAATAA
- the purE gene encoding 5-(carboxyamino)imidazole ribonucleotide mutase, translating to MNKNPKVALIMGSDSDYEVLKPAISFLKENGVEVMCNVMSAHRTPDLAKDFAKNAEDNGIEVIIAAAGMAAHLPGVLAAFTTVPVIGIPVKGKALDGMDALYSIVQMPAGIPVATVGIDNSKNAAILAVQILSLKYPYLKDNMKKFKEDMKNEVIKKDERLQQKIKAEC from the coding sequence ATGAACAAAAATCCAAAAGTTGCTCTTATTATGGGCAGTGATTCAGATTATGAAGTATTAAAACCTGCAATAAGTTTTTTAAAGGAAAACGGTGTTGAAGTTATGTGTAATGTTATGAGTGCACACAGAACTCCTGACCTTGCCAAAGACTTTGCAAAGAATGCAGAAGATAACGGAATAGAAGTAATTATAGCGGCAGCCGGTATGGCGGCTCATCTTCCGGGCGTTCTTGCTGCGTTTACAACGGTTCCTGTTATAGGAATTCCTGTTAAAGGGAAAGCATTAGACGGTATGGATGCTCTTTATTCTATTGTTCAGATGCCTGCAGGTATCCCGGTTGCAACTGTTGGTATAGATAATTCCAAAAATGCTGCAATACTTGCTGTTCAGATTCTTTCTTTAAAATATCCTTATCTTAAAGATAATATGAAAAAATTTAAAGAAGATATGAAAAATGAAGTTATAAAAAAAGATGAAAGACTTCAACAAAAAATCAAAGCAGAATGTTAG
- a CDS encoding septum formation initiator family protein codes for MKINVKRFSVFLMILATIYVGIMHYQAAVDGMNIKSEKEKYIGLIDEETKKNEELKKEDANLDTADSYETIARDDLGLLKSNETVFINPDMN; via the coding sequence ATGAAAATTAATGTTAAAAGATTTTCGGTTTTTCTTATGATTCTTGCTACCATTTATGTTGGCATTATGCATTATCAGGCAGCAGTTGACGGGATGAATATCAAGAGTGAAAAAGAAAAGTATATTGGCCTTATAGATGAAGAAACAAAGAAAAACGAAGAGCTTAAAAAAGAAGATGCAAATCTTGACACTGCTGATTCGTATGAAACTATCGCAAGAGATGACTTGGGTCTTTTAAAATCTAATGAAACAGTTTTTATCAACCCTGATATGAATTAA